The Gloeocapsa sp. DLM2.Bin57 genome has a segment encoding these proteins:
- the rfbC gene encoding dTDP-4-dehydrorhamnose 3,5-epimerase, which yields MQVIPTTIPDVLIIEPKVFGDDRGFFFESFNQQKFTEATGITTDFVQDNHSRSRQGVLRGLHYQIQQPQGKLVRVVLGSIFDVAVDIRKSSPTFGQWVSCLLSAENKRQFWVPAGFAHGFLVVSEYAEVLYKTTDYYAPASERSILWNDADLQIDWPITGEPLISEKDAKGQSFKEAEVFA from the coding sequence ATGCAAGTAATTCCGACCACAATTCCTGATGTACTCATTATTGAACCTAAAGTATTTGGAGACGACAGGGGCTTTTTTTTTGAAAGTTTTAATCAGCAAAAATTCACCGAAGCAACGGGAATAACTACTGATTTTGTCCAAGACAATCACTCTCGTTCTCGACAAGGAGTGTTACGAGGACTACATTATCAAATACAACAACCCCAAGGAAAATTAGTGAGAGTTGTTCTCGGTAGTATCTTTGATGTAGCGGTAGATATTCGTAAAAGTTCTCCTACTTTTGGTCAATGGGTTAGTTGTTTATTGAGTGCAGAAAATAAACGTCAATTTTGGGTCCCTGCGGGTTTTGCTCATGGTTTTCTAGTAGTTTCTGAATACGCAGAAGTTCTCTATAAAACTACTGATTATTATGCTCCAGCATCTGAAAGAAGTATATTATGGAATGATGCAGATTTACAGATTGATTGGCCCATAACAGGTGAACCACTTATCTCAGAAAAAGACGCGAAAGGTCAAAGTTTTAAAGAAGCTGAGGTGTTCGCATGA
- a CDS encoding SAM-dependent methyltransferase, giving the protein MKPRPITPLGILVQQLEEVLDMAKQAEVTPSVIAGIQQAYVLAAGIDPYLEECTTRESTALANLAQKTAAEDWSKRFSDGETVRQLEQEMLSGHIEGQTLKLFVYMNQAKRILEIGMFTGYSALAMAEALPDDGYIIACEVDSYVAEFAQACFAQSPHGNKIKVEVAPALDTLAKLAQAQECFDFIFIDADKREYVDYFKFILAKDLLTPGGFICVDNTLLQGQPYLPVEQRTPNGEAIAQFNSVVAADDRVEQVLLPLRDGLTIIRRK; this is encoded by the coding sequence ATGAAACCTAGACCAATCACACCTTTAGGCATTTTAGTACAACAGCTTGAGGAAGTCTTAGATATGGCTAAACAAGCTGAGGTTACACCCTCGGTAATAGCTGGTATCCAACAAGCTTACGTATTAGCTGCGGGTATAGACCCCTATTTAGAAGAATGTACTACTAGAGAATCTACAGCTTTAGCTAATCTAGCGCAAAAAACCGCAGCTGAGGATTGGAGTAAACGTTTTTCTGATGGAGAAACTGTACGCCAATTAGAACAAGAAATGCTCTCAGGACATATCGAGGGACAAACTCTCAAACTGTTTGTCTATATGAATCAAGCTAAGCGTATCTTAGAAATTGGTATGTTTACGGGTTATTCTGCTCTCGCTATGGCTGAAGCTTTACCAGATGATGGTTATATCATCGCTTGTGAGGTAGATTCCTATGTAGCTGAATTTGCTCAAGCTTGCTTTGCTCAATCCCCCCACGGGAATAAGATTAAGGTAGAAGTTGCACCAGCTTTAGATACCTTAGCTAAACTAGCTCAAGCCCAAGAATGCTTTGATTTTATCTTTATTGACGCGGATAAGCGAGAATACGTGGATTATTTCAAGTTTATCTTGGCTAAGGATTTATTAACTCCTGGTGGCTTTATCTGTGTAGATAATACCCTTTTACAGGGACAACCTTATCTACCCGTTGAACAACGTACACCCAATGGAGAGGCGATCGCCCAATTTAACAGCGTTGTTGCTGCTGACGATCGCGTTGAACAGGTTTTATTACCTTTACGGGATGGTTTAACCATCATTCGACGTAAGTAA
- a CDS encoding ATP-grasp enzyme, protein MIALLQNIFTLILLLIALPINLGIVLTSLVLSWLTSPFTVSPSLPNPKRILITGGKMTKALQLSRSFQQAGHEVILVETHKYWLSGHRFSSAVSKFYTIPAPEKDPDGYCQNLLNIVKTEKIDVFIPVSSPVASYYDSLAGTLLSPHCEVIHFSPEVTQMLDDKYTFCQKAESLGLPAPKSFLITNPQQVLDFDFATDGSQYILKSIRYDSVSRLDKRRLPCRDMADYLQNLSISADNPWIMQEFIRGQEYCTHSTVRNGKIRLHCCSPSSPFQVNYQQVEKPAILDWVSKFVGELNLTGQISFDFIETPDGDVYPIECNPRTHSALTMFYNHPDVASAYLGDDQDKFISPLPESKPTYWLYHELWRLTEIRSIGDLTTWLTKITQGKEALWQFRDPLPFFTVPHWQITLLLLDNLRRLKGWVRIDFNIGKLVERGGD, encoded by the coding sequence ATGATAGCTTTATTGCAGAATATCTTCACCCTAATCCTACTGTTAATCGCACTTCCCATTAATTTAGGAATTGTCTTAACCTCCCTAGTCTTGAGTTGGCTAACTTCTCCTTTTACCGTTTCCCCTTCTCTCCCTAATCCTAAACGTATCCTGATTACGGGAGGAAAGATGACTAAAGCTTTACAATTATCTCGCTCTTTTCAACAAGCAGGACATGAAGTTATCTTAGTAGAAACTCATAAATATTGGTTGTCAGGTCATCGTTTTTCTAGCGCGGTTAGCAAGTTTTATACTATACCCGCACCTGAAAAAGATCCTGATGGTTATTGTCAAAATTTACTCAATATCGTCAAAACAGAGAAAATAGACGTATTTATACCCGTTTCTAGTCCAGTAGCTAGTTATTACGACTCTCTAGCGGGAACTTTATTATCTCCCCATTGTGAAGTTATCCACTTCTCCCCTGAAGTTACCCAGATGCTAGATGATAAATATACCTTCTGTCAAAAAGCCGAATCTCTAGGATTACCCGCACCTAAATCCTTTTTAATTACTAATCCTCAACAAGTCTTAGACTTTGATTTCGCTACAGATGGTAGTCAATATATCCTCAAAAGCATTCGTTATGATTCGGTTTCTCGTCTAGATAAAAGACGCTTACCCTGTAGAGACATGGCTGATTATCTGCAAAATCTGTCCATCAGTGCTGATAATCCCTGGATTATGCAAGAATTTATCAGAGGTCAAGAATATTGTACTCACAGCACCGTACGTAACGGTAAGATTAGATTACACTGTTGTTCTCCTTCTTCTCCTTTTCAAGTTAACTATCAACAGGTGGAAAAACCAGCTATTTTAGACTGGGTGAGTAAGTTTGTCGGAGAATTAAATTTAACTGGTCAAATTTCTTTTGATTTTATCGAGACACCCGATGGTGATGTCTATCCTATTGAGTGTAACCCGCGTACTCATTCTGCTCTTACCATGTTTTATAATCATCCTGATGTAGCTTCTGCTTATTTAGGAGATGATCAAGATAAGTTCATTTCTCCTCTACCTGAAAGTAAACCTACTTATTGGCTATATCATGAATTATGGCGTCTCACAGAAATTAGGTCGATTGGGGATTTAACCACCTGGTTAACTAAAATAACCCAAGGTAAAGAAGCTTTATGGCAATTTCGCGATCCTCTCCCCTTTTTCACTGTACCTCATTGGCAAATTACTTTATTGTTATTAGATAATTTGCGTAGGTTAAAAGGTTGGGTAAGGATTGATTTTAATATCGGTAAATTAGTAGAAAGGGGAGGAGATTAA
- a CDS encoding glucose-1-phosphate thymidylyltransferase has protein sequence MKALILSGGKGTRLRPLTYTGAKQLVPVANKPILWYGIEAIVATGITEIGIIISPETGEEVKQKTGSGDRFGAKITYILQDKPAGLAHAVKTARPFLGDSPFIMYLGDNLIADELQVFSDEFKTQQLDSLVLLRSVSNPSAFGVAELDSQGNLIRLVEKPKNPPSNLALVGIYFFANTIHQAIDLIQPSPRGELEITDAIDMLITQKKKVKARQLQNWWLDTGKKTDLLEANRIILDTRLESVQTGVIDSDSQVIGRVSLGDNSHIVNSTIRGPVVIGDNCHIENSFIGPYTSIGNNVTLSDADLEHSVILEGAKITGIAQRIVDSVIGQRAKLEVAPQRPKALRFMIGDDSHVEIV, from the coding sequence ATGAAAGCACTAATTCTCTCTGGTGGCAAAGGAACAAGATTAAGACCTCTAACTTATACAGGTGCAAAACAATTAGTACCAGTAGCGAATAAACCCATTCTTTGGTATGGAATTGAAGCAATAGTAGCAACGGGAATTACGGAAATAGGTATTATTATTAGTCCCGAAACAGGAGAAGAGGTTAAACAAAAAACAGGATCAGGCGATCGCTTTGGGGCGAAAATCACCTATATTCTCCAGGATAAACCCGCAGGATTAGCTCACGCAGTCAAAACAGCTCGTCCTTTTTTAGGGGATTCTCCCTTTATTATGTATCTAGGAGATAATTTAATCGCTGATGAGTTACAGGTATTTAGCGATGAATTTAAAACTCAACAGTTAGATAGTTTGGTCTTATTGCGATCGGTATCTAATCCTAGCGCTTTTGGTGTGGCTGAGTTAGACTCCCAGGGTAATTTAATCCGCTTGGTAGAAAAACCGAAAAATCCACCTTCTAATCTCGCTTTGGTGGGTATTTATTTTTTTGCTAATACCATACATCAAGCAATTGATCTAATTCAACCTTCACCTAGAGGAGAATTAGAAATAACCGACGCGATTGATATGTTAATCACTCAGAAAAAAAAGGTTAAAGCGCGTCAATTGCAAAACTGGTGGTTAGATACAGGAAAGAAAACAGACTTACTCGAAGCTAATCGCATTATTCTAGATACTCGTTTAGAATCCGTACAAACAGGGGTAATCGATTCTGACAGTCAAGTAATTGGGAGAGTCTCCCTTGGGGATAATTCCCACATAGTTAATAGTACCATCCGTGGACCTGTGGTTATTGGTGATAACTGTCACATCGAAAATTCTTTTATTGGTCCTTATACCAGTATCGGTAATAACGTTACTTTAAGTGATGCTGATTTAGAACATAGTGTGATTCTAGAAGGTGCTAAAATTACGGGAATAGCGCAAAGGATTGTCGATAGTGTAATCGGTCAAAGAGCTAAATTAGAAGTAGCACCACAAAGACCAAAAGCGCTACGTTTTATGATTGGTGATGATTCTCACGTGGAAATAGTATAA
- a CDS encoding helix-turn-helix domain-containing protein: MTGVCGLKIKETKVQLRDILSKQKNAPDYKKIQALYLMKTGQVTTVIEVSELLGVHRVTVQKWFKKYRDQGIDGLLTSKKSTGRPSVVSASTLSDLKEKLTSSNSFKSYEDVYKWLQKNHGVDVNYKTIYGLLRYKLNVNLESIDSDRRIV, encoded by the coding sequence ATGACAGGAGTATGTGGGTTAAAAATCAAGGAAACAAAAGTACAGTTACGAGATATTTTGTCTAAACAAAAAAATGCTCCTGATTATAAAAAGATACAAGCTTTATATTTAATGAAAACAGGTCAGGTAACTACGGTTATCGAAGTATCTGAGTTATTAGGAGTCCATAGAGTAACTGTACAAAAATGGTTTAAAAAATATCGGGATCAGGGAATTGATGGGTTATTAACTAGCAAAAAAAGTACAGGAAGACCTTCGGTTGTTTCAGCATCTACCCTCTCAGACTTAAAAGAAAAATTAACTAGTAGTAACTCCTTTAAGTCTTATGAAGATGTTTACAAGTGGTTACAAAAAAATCACGGTGTGGATGTAAATTACAAAACTATCTACGGTTTACTCAGATATAAACTCAACGTTAATTTAGAGTCTATTGACAGCGATCGCCGTATCGTTTAG
- a CDS encoding D-alanine--D-alanine ligase, whose amino-acid sequence MSALHILHLVGSAESDFYTSLSRLYVQDSLAAFADNPNYKFYIAYVTPDRLWRFPPSLSQEDIAKSPPFSIAEAIAYLMSLKIDFVLPQMFCLPGMTQYRSLLDLLRIPYIGNTPELMAITAHKAKAKAIVASAGVKVPSGELLRLGDVPTLQPPVVIKPANADNSLGVTLVRNISEYEIALKTAFNYSEEVLVEEYIELGREVRCGVIVKDNQLLALPLEEYLVNPQDRPIRGYADKLKQTATGDLVYAAKDNLKSWIVDSTDLITPSVQAVAKKCHQALGCSYYSLFDFRVDPQGQPWFLEAGLYCSFAPKSVIPTMAKAVGISLDELLMMMFHTKRYGDRCQ is encoded by the coding sequence ATGTCAGCTTTACACATTCTTCATTTAGTCGGATCAGCAGAAAGTGATTTTTATACCAGTTTATCTCGTCTCTACGTTCAAGACTCTTTAGCTGCTTTTGCTGATAACCCTAACTATAAATTTTACATCGCTTACGTTACACCAGATCGCTTATGGCGTTTTCCTCCTTCTTTAAGTCAAGAAGATATTGCTAAGTCTCCTCCTTTTTCTATTGCTGAGGCGATCGCTTATTTGATGAGTTTAAAGATCGATTTTGTCTTACCGCAAATGTTTTGTCTTCCAGGTATGACTCAGTATCGTTCTCTGCTAGACTTATTAAGAATACCCTATATAGGCAATACTCCTGAACTAATGGCCATAACTGCTCATAAAGCTAAAGCTAAAGCAATTGTTGCCTCAGCTGGAGTAAAAGTACCTTCGGGTGAATTACTACGCTTAGGAGATGTTCCTACTTTACAACCTCCAGTAGTGATTAAACCTGCTAATGCTGATAATTCCCTAGGAGTAACCCTAGTTAGAAATATTTCTGAGTATGAAATTGCCCTAAAAACCGCTTTTAACTATTCAGAAGAGGTTTTAGTAGAGGAATATATCGAACTCGGTCGAGAGGTTCGCTGTGGTGTTATTGTTAAGGATAATCAATTACTAGCTTTACCCTTAGAAGAATATCTAGTCAATCCCCAAGATCGTCCTATTCGGGGTTATGCTGATAAACTGAAACAAACCGCAACAGGTGATTTAGTTTATGCTGCTAAAGATAATCTCAAATCTTGGATCGTAGATTCTACTGATTTAATTACCCCATCTGTACAAGCTGTAGCTAAAAAGTGTCATCAAGCTTTGGGTTGTAGTTATTATAGTCTCTTTGATTTTCGGGTTGATCCCCAAGGTCAACCTTGGTTTCTAGAAGCTGGTTTGTATTGTTCTTTTGCCCCTAAAAGCGTTATTCCCACGATGGCAAAAGCTGTGGGAATATCTTTGGATGAATTGCTAATGATGATGTTCCATACTAAACGATACGGCGATCGCTGTCAATAG
- a CDS encoding sedoheptulose 7-phosphate cyclase, protein MVQAQPQPKSEQIIQFHHPEQYRTSEWYTGDGTIAASGDGRSFKVTASYTLEAEVKLVRGVFDPSNLTLAEIYSRRGRCVAIVDQTVTELYGAEIRNYFQTYEIPLELLSCRAWESDKTPETVHKLLHFLGKDGCDVSRNEPVLVVGGGVLTDVAGLACSLQHRRTPYIMVGTTVVAAIDAGPSPRTCTNGAQFKNSIGAYHPPVLTLVDRHFFRTLPLGHIRNGMAEIIKMAVTDDPILFELMEKYGASLLETHFATVNADEQLEAIADEIIYRALFSYMKHEGTNMFETYQDRPHAYGHTWSPRFEPAAKLLHGHAVSIGMAFGASLAVEMGWLETSDRDRIIALCRSLGLAVYHPILEDIELMLSGQKNMRRKRGEGGLWAPLPTGIGSCDYAQEVSSGILQAAVNTHKEYCLTLPDAGQGEQMYLSDLGLA, encoded by the coding sequence ATGGTTCAAGCTCAACCTCAACCAAAATCTGAGCAAATTATTCAATTTCACCACCCTGAGCAATATCGCACCTCAGAATGGTACACAGGTGATGGTACGATCGCTGCTAGTGGTGATGGTCGCTCCTTCAAAGTTACAGCCAGTTACACTCTAGAAGCAGAAGTTAAACTAGTTAGAGGAGTTTTTGACCCATCTAACCTAACCTTGGCAGAAATCTACAGTCGTCGTGGTCGTTGCGTAGCGATCGTGGATCAAACCGTAACAGAACTCTATGGAGCAGAAATACGTAACTATTTCCAAACCTACGAAATACCCCTAGAGTTATTATCCTGTCGTGCGTGGGAATCAGATAAAACCCCTGAAACCGTTCACAAATTACTACATTTTCTTGGTAAAGATGGTTGTGACGTTTCTCGTAACGAACCAGTCTTAGTAGTAGGTGGTGGTGTACTTACCGATGTAGCCGGACTAGCTTGCTCCCTACAACACCGACGCACCCCCTATATCATGGTAGGAACAACTGTAGTTGCTGCTATTGATGCGGGTCCTTCTCCTCGCACCTGTACCAACGGAGCACAGTTTAAAAACAGTATTGGTGCTTATCATCCTCCCGTGTTAACTTTGGTAGATCGTCATTTCTTCCGTACCTTACCCCTAGGTCATATTCGCAACGGAATGGCAGAAATTATCAAAATGGCGGTTACCGATGACCCTATACTCTTTGAGTTGATGGAAAAATATGGAGCTTCCTTACTAGAGACTCATTTTGCTACAGTCAACGCTGATGAACAACTAGAAGCGATCGCCGATGAGATTATCTATCGTGCTTTATTTTCCTATATGAAGCATGAGGGAACAAATATGTTCGAGACTTATCAAGATCGTCCTCACGCTTATGGTCATACCTGGAGTCCTCGTTTTGAACCCGCAGCTAAATTACTTCATGGTCACGCTGTATCTATCGGTATGGCTTTTGGCGCAAGTTTAGCAGTAGAAATGGGTTGGTTAGAAACAAGCGATCGCGATCGTATTATAGCCCTGTGTCGTTCCCTTGGTTTAGCGGTTTATCATCCTATTCTCGAAGATATCGAACTGATGCTCTCAGGACAAAAAAATATGCGTCGTAAACGGGGAGAAGGTGGTCTCTGGGCCCCTCTACCTACTGGGATTGGTTCTTGTGATTACGCTCAAGAGGTATCCTCGGGTATTTTGCAAGCTGCTGTTAATACACATAAAGAATATTGCCTCACTTTACCCGATGCTGGTCAAGGTGAACAAATGTATCTCAGTGACCTTGGTTTAGCCTAG
- the rfbD gene encoding dTDP-4-dehydrorhamnose reductase: protein MSKLLLIGSQGQLGKELLPILDNLGELTSVSRAELDLTDFEGIKTLINEVQPQIIINAAAYTAVDKAESELNLAEAVNGIAPQIMAKTAEKIGASLIHVSTDYVFDGTKNTPYTEEDVTNPIGAYGKSKLLGEQGIQQTNAHYLIVRTAWVYGTYGKQNFVKTMLRLGKEREELKIVWDQVGSPSWTKDIAGAIALLTKLSLDNLQKPSPGVYHFTNSGVASWYDFTIAISEEAQKLGFPWKTERILPITTAEYPTPAKRPPYSVLANQKLKGILGDYPPYWRDGLRKMLLELSQV, encoded by the coding sequence ATGAGTAAGTTATTATTAATAGGAAGTCAAGGACAATTAGGTAAAGAATTATTGCCTATACTAGATAATTTAGGAGAATTAACCTCAGTTAGTAGAGCAGAATTAGACTTAACTGATTTTGAAGGTATTAAAACCTTAATTAATGAAGTTCAACCCCAAATTATTATTAATGCTGCAGCTTATACAGCGGTAGATAAAGCCGAATCAGAGTTAAATTTAGCTGAAGCAGTAAATGGAATAGCTCCCCAAATTATGGCAAAAACAGCCGAAAAAATAGGGGCTAGTTTAATTCATGTTTCTACTGATTATGTCTTTGATGGCACAAAAAATACACCCTATACCGAAGAAGACGTAACTAACCCAATCGGGGCTTATGGTAAATCAAAATTGTTAGGAGAACAAGGAATTCAACAAACCAATGCTCATTATTTGATTGTGAGAACCGCTTGGGTTTATGGTACCTATGGTAAACAAAACTTTGTTAAAACCATGTTGCGTCTAGGGAAAGAAAGAGAAGAGTTAAAGATAGTATGGGATCAGGTAGGTTCACCCTCTTGGACTAAAGATATCGCAGGGGCGATCGCCCTTTTAACAAAATTAAGCCTAGATAATTTACAAAAACCATCCCCAGGGGTGTATCATTTCACCAATAGTGGGGTAGCTAGTTGGTATGATTTTACGATCGCTATTAGCGAAGAAGCCCAAAAATTAGGTTTTCCCTGGAAAACAGAGCGTATTCTGCCAATAACAACCGCAGAATACCCCACACCCGCTAAACGTCCTCCTTACTCGGTTTTAGCTAACCAAAAACTCAAGGGAATTTTAGGGGATTATCCCCCCTATTGGCGCGATGGATTAAGAAAAATGTTATTGGAACTATCCCAAGTATAA
- a CDS encoding transposase, translating into MGQPKLSIVTPTREGFSQHWLTELLKVKGDVEFILVHPPGYQPESITEQRMIQIVSPIRGEIIQRLSGLFNARGEYILTINCDEYITPDILDITLNYFRAFPESWVLRLSRKNFPFGEQSSLDAPWQYITIDASQLTPMPIAPIDNKLDFGLLWRGRKDHHGRHTENFDKKIWDNSLVQPTISELAGLINLAGPLKYLPFWCLDRLLGLYIQAKFYESGKIIGHVLPETPEQLRIEENPPEYRKTRRFYFLAEILLIKQFPHSGYFWNLNLDQIRAIPLRMFGFLSRYYSKEMINASNSDHNS; encoded by the coding sequence ATGGGACAACCCAAACTATCTATTGTCACTCCCACCCGAGAAGGATTTTCTCAACATTGGTTAACCGAATTACTCAAAGTTAAAGGGGATGTAGAGTTTATCTTGGTTCATCCTCCTGGATATCAACCAGAATCAATAACTGAGCAACGGATGATACAGATTGTTAGTCCTATTCGAGGTGAGATTATCCAACGTCTCAGTGGATTGTTTAACGCTAGGGGGGAATACATTTTAACGATTAACTGTGATGAGTATATAACCCCTGATATCCTAGATATCACTCTCAATTATTTTCGAGCATTTCCTGAAAGTTGGGTACTTAGACTCAGTCGGAAAAACTTCCCTTTTGGTGAACAATCCTCTCTAGACGCACCTTGGCAATATATTACTATTGATGCTTCTCAATTAACACCTATGCCCATTGCACCTATAGATAATAAACTAGATTTTGGTCTATTATGGCGAGGAAGAAAGGATCATCATGGGAGACATACAGAAAACTTTGACAAGAAAATCTGGGATAATTCCCTAGTTCAACCAACAATATCAGAATTAGCAGGATTAATTAATTTAGCAGGACCTCTTAAATATCTTCCCTTTTGGTGCTTAGATAGATTATTGGGTTTATATATTCAAGCTAAATTCTATGAATCAGGTAAAATCATTGGTCACGTTTTGCCAGAAACACCAGAACAACTTAGAATCGAAGAAAATCCCCCAGAATATCGCAAAACAAGACGCTTTTATTTCTTGGCTGAAATTTTGCTAATTAAACAGTTTCCTCATTCAGGTTACTTTTGGAATCTTAATCTAGATCAAATTCGGGCGATTCCTCTGAGAATGTTTGGTTTTTTAAGTAGGTATTATAGTAAGGAGATGATTAATGCAAGTAATTCCGACCACAATTCCTGA
- the rfbB gene encoding dTDP-glucose 4,6-dehydratase — protein MERTKRNILITGGAGFIGSNFVHHWCKQYPEDRVVVLDALTYAGNKANLKTLEANPNFHFVEGNIGDRPLVSSLLASEEIDTLAHFAAESHVDRSILGPDAFIQTNVVGTFTLLESFRQHWESRGKLESDRFLHVSTDEVYGSLSANDPAFSETTPYAPNSPYSASKAGSDHLARAYFHTYGLPTIITNCSNNYGPYHYPEKLIPLMCINILLGKPLPVYGDGQNIRDWLYVEDHCRALDVVIHSGKPGETYNIGGNNEVKNIDLVKLLCQLMDELAPELPVTPATKLITFVKDRPGHDRRYAIDASKIKRELGWQPQQTLENGLRSTIQWYLDNPSWWQPLLSEEYQAYYRLVYQS, from the coding sequence ATGGAAAGAACAAAACGCAATATATTAATTACAGGTGGTGCGGGTTTTATTGGTTCTAATTTCGTCCATCACTGGTGTAAACAATACCCCGAAGATCGCGTAGTTGTACTAGATGCACTTACCTACGCGGGAAATAAAGCTAATCTGAAGACTTTAGAAGCTAACCCTAATTTTCACTTTGTAGAAGGAAATATCGGCGATCGCCCTTTAGTTAGTTCCCTCTTAGCTAGTGAAGAAATCGATACTTTAGCTCATTTCGCCGCAGAATCCCACGTTGATCGCTCTATACTAGGTCCTGATGCTTTTATTCAAACCAACGTAGTAGGAACTTTTACCCTCTTAGAAAGTTTTCGTCAACATTGGGAAAGTCGCGGAAAATTAGAGAGCGATCGCTTCTTACACGTCTCCACAGACGAGGTTTACGGGAGTTTAAGTGCAAATGACCCCGCTTTTAGTGAAACGACACCCTACGCGCCCAATAGTCCTTATTCAGCCTCCAAAGCGGGAAGCGATCACCTGGCGCGGGCTTACTTTCATACCTATGGGTTACCTACTATCATTACCAATTGTTCCAATAATTATGGACCATATCATTACCCAGAGAAACTGATACCCCTAATGTGTATTAATATTCTTTTGGGTAAACCCCTACCTGTTTATGGGGATGGTCAAAATATTCGTGACTGGTTATACGTAGAAGATCATTGTCGCGCTTTAGACGTAGTTATTCATAGTGGTAAACCAGGGGAAACCTATAATATTGGTGGTAATAACGAGGTTAAAAATATCGATTTAGTTAAATTACTCTGTCAACTTATGGATGAGTTAGCCCCAGAATTACCCGTAACCCCTGCAACTAAGTTAATTACCTTTGTTAAAGATAGACCAGGTCACGATCGCCGTTACGCTATCGACGCTAGCAAGATTAAACGAGAATTAGGTTGGCAACCCCAACAAACCCTAGAAAATGGTTTACGCAGTACGATACAATGGTACTTAGATAATCCTTCTTGGTGGCAACCTCTCTTATCAGAAGAATATCAAGCTTACTATCGTTTGGTTTATCAGTCCTAA
- a CDS encoding ParA family protein: MGYIISTVNMKGGVGKTTLTVNLATCLAKNHQKKVLVVDLDAQISATLSLISPQEFAQIRKKRRTLSYLIEKAISSKNRSNLTIHDLICPNICDLPGLALLPGDLELYDEYLVSQTLHESAISQNQEDFAQVWNKFERLLISNLLTPLQQKYDFILLDCAPGYNLLTRSGIASSNFYILPARPEPLSLVGIQLLERRILKLKENHQNTNPVNLDLLGIVFILSGGPLSGRYYNQVMRRVKTDFSPEQIFENSIPMDVNVAKAVDCFTPAVVATPNTTGSKAFTRLTEEFLVKISKHNLKL; this comes from the coding sequence ATGGGATATATTATTAGTACAGTTAATATGAAAGGTGGTGTAGGTAAAACCACTCTCACCGTTAATTTAGCTACCTGTTTAGCTAAAAACCATCAAAAGAAAGTATTAGTAGTAGATCTCGACGCTCAGATTAGTGCTACCCTGAGTTTAATCTCTCCTCAAGAATTCGCCCAAATTAGAAAAAAACGGCGTACTCTTAGTTATCTAATTGAAAAAGCCATAAGTTCCAAAAACAGGAGTAATCTAACTATACATGATTTGATTTGTCCCAATATCTGTGATTTACCAGGATTAGCCTTATTACCAGGAGATTTAGAACTCTACGACGAATATCTAGTATCTCAAACGCTACACGAATCAGCAATATCTCAAAATCAAGAAGATTTTGCCCAAGTTTGGAATAAATTTGAAAGATTGCTAATTAGTAACCTGTTAACACCCCTTCAGCAAAAATATGATTTTATCTTACTCGATTGTGCACCAGGATATAATCTACTTACCCGTAGCGGTATTGCGTCTAGTAACTTTTATATATTACCTGCTCGTCCCGAACCCTTATCATTAGTAGGTATTCAACTACTAGAAAGAAGAATTCTCAAGTTAAAAGAAAATCATCAAAATACAAATCCTGTTAATCTCGATTTATTGGGAATAGTGTTTATTCTCTCAGGTGGTCCTCTCTCAGGAAGATACTATAATCAGGTTATGAGAAGAGTTAAAACCGATTTTAGCCCAGAACAAATTTTTGAAAACTCTATACCCATGGATGTCAACGTAGCTAAAGCTGTGGATTGTTTTACCCCAGCAGTAGTTGCCACACCTAACACTACAGGTTCTAAAGCTTTTACTAGGTTAACCGAAGAGTTTTTAGTTAAGATAAGTAAACATAATTTAAAACTTTAG